The nucleotide sequence CGCTCATCAGAGTTCTTGTTCGCGACCACTTTCCTCTGCCTGACACTCTGAGTACTTGGTTAATGGTTCTGTAATCCATCGGCCATCACCAGCTCACCACTCGCCATGTCGGGACAGAGCTCGAGCTCCTATGGTGACACTGACCCTGGCGCGGACAGGGCATCCAGCACCACCTCCAGCAGCATCCGGTGGGCTCCGCACGGCCGCGGCATGACGGCCTGCCTCGTCGTCGTCAACGTCGTGCTCGTCGCCCTCGTCTACCTCTACTTCTGGAGGGTGTTCTCCCGCAAAAGCAGCGCCGCGTCCCCCTCAGCCTCTAACCCCATGGACCACGACGACGACGCGTCGTCCACCGCCTCGacgccgccgccctcgcctccAACGTCCCAGGACCAGTACGACCGCCTCGTGGCGTCGCTGCCGACGTTCGTCGCGCGCTCCGGgtccggcgccggcgccgagTGTGCGGTGTGCATCGCGGAGCTCCGGGACGGCGACGAAGGGCGCGCGCTGCCGCGGTGCGGGCACCGGTTCCACGCGGCGTGCGTCGACTcttggctgcggcggcggcacacCACCTGCCCGCTCTGCCGGGCCTGCGTCGTCGTCGCCGCGGAGGAGGCGGGGCCCAAGGGCAGTGACGTAACGGACACGACGACGGCTGCGGCTCTTGAGGATATGGACGCACCGGTGTAGTCATTACTGATTTGATTGCATTAGTTTTGTTTACTTGTGTGGGAAGCGAAGAAATTAGGACGTCACCTAGCGGTCTTGGGTCAACGGAATTGTAGTAAGGAAGCGTTATCTTGTTTGGATGACTCCAAACCAGGAAACTGGTTATGCAAGCTTGATTGGTAAGTTTTTAATTCTTCCTATCACAGATATAAGTGTTTAATTTTGTCGTGAGTTAAAAAAGAAAAGCAACTTCATCTTGTAATATCGTTAAAAATATGCTATCTCATATTTAAAAAATTCAGTATATATTTTTACTCGCTCTGTCCTTATAGTATAGTGCACGTGCTAACGTCGCTGCATCATTTAAGGTATGTACATGAAAACAACCATCATATATTAGAAAAATAAAACGGAAAGAAACAGTTCATTTTCAGAGAAATATATAGAATAAATCATGACTGGAGCACGGTACATATATTTAATATAGCAAATAATTCCTATGCATCACAAGGGCAATAACCATTCTGCTCCATATTAATAATTTTCAGATTGTAGAATTGTCAAAACTAAAATTGTCACTCCGCAGTCTGCACTGTACTTTGCTAGGAAGACAACGTAGATTTCCAAAACCTTTTCAGTTCACCAATAAAACATATCCACAGCCAAGATGCATCATTGGAGCGTGTCACACATAGATGCAAGAGGAGCATCACAATGTTGCACATCAGATGGGTGGATAACTCAGGAAAAAATCCATCAACACAATTTTGGAAAGAAAAATGTTGCTAGTACAGAGGAGCTGAAGCGGCACATCGCCATGGCTAAATGTGCAGACTAAACCGGGGCCATGGGAGCGAGGCAGAGACAGAAGGGTACATGAAGTGACCAGCAGTCCACTCGGCGACGTGAGGACTGAGGGACAGGGGATCAGTGGCAGTCCGCTTGGCAGCTTCCTGGTTTTCCACCCGTCCACCCGCTGTAAGGCATCGTCATTGTTCTGCTCCTCTTCCAATCCAATGTGCAGCTCTAAAGCTGCAGTTTGAAACAGAAGCAACAATTCAATAGTAGATTGGGGAAGAGTATTGATCTAGTAGACGAATGGAACAACGAACAAAGGACGCTGTTGCCAAAAAAAACATTAAATTGCAAATGTCGCCTACCTTATCCCTTCAAAAAATGTGCATCATGTGATCTAAACCATCATATAGGCAAATATTGCTAAAAAATCATAGTAGGGTACATTCGAGTTGACTTTCAAGTTTATCATGCAAATATTTCCCAGCAAGTATATTGCAAGATTGTGACAAATTATAGTATATAGTGCAGTGAGTCTTATGCAGAATTAAATTGGATTTGTTGCATCCATACAAATGAATTTTACTGCCCCATAGAATGGACATTAACTAAACCGATGTTGAAGCATGTGTCATactttttagaaaaaataaaGCTTACCGAATCATGGATGTAGATATACCTGTCTTGATTTGCACTTGCAATTCTTAAGTCTCTACCTACAGTCAAAATTAATTATTAGACCAGAACCAAAAAAGGATTGAGCAAAGAGCAGGGATACAAGCACACGACACTCACAAATTCATGGAGACATGAAAATTCTGTTGAGCTCTTGGTGATCAAACTTGCGGCATCGGCTCTGTCTGCCTTGCAAGACGTATTTTCTTCAACACGTAACTGCAGTAGCAAAGCAAACAGCTGTCGGCTAGGCAAATTCATGGGGAAACAGACTCAGTAACTAAACTGAACCAACACATCATACTTCTTTTTCTCTGTCCTGTGGTTGACGAGGATGGCAGCACAAAAGGCGCCACGACCAATCTGCTCCATGATCTCCTACTGATCCATCCGTGACTCCATGGCTCCCAACCACACAACACATCTGCTAAAACTCCAGAGCAGCAACACGCGCTTGTAAAACTTCAGTATCTAATACCAGAGCCTCTGGCATCTCCCGTACACACCACAACTCCAATCAGCCCCGTACCCTCAGCGATTTCTACAAATGTGCCGATAAATTAGTGGTTGGAGGGAGGTAATTTACCTGCAGTCTTACTTCGTGTCGCCCAGAGCAGATCTGCACAGAAGAGGACAGTCACCACACTAAGATGTAAATAGCAGTAGCAGAAAAGAGCAGTTCAAGAATTGAGTTTTGAACTTGCATAAATTACAAAATATTTTAGTATGGGTACTCATTAATCTTTTAACCAGATGACTGGAAACTACAAGTTCCATGATAACAGCATTAGCTGAGATGCATAATATAGAAAATATAAAGCTTTGTAGTGTACAAGTGGTTCATGTATAACACTATCTTAAGTCTTAATACATGTAACCAGGATGAAAAACTTGTGTTGCCACTCTTTGCCTTTCACTGGTTAGCCCCCACCAACAAGGCTTGTAGGTCCGAATATCACGGGCTGGTGTTGGTGTTTCTGCCCATGAGCAAATGCATTCCCGTCCTGAAAAAGTGGAAATGTTACAATAGGCAATTTTTCTCTTAACAGATGAAGCTTCTATGTACGTGCAGAGTCTACTTGAAACAACAATGTGTCAAAATATACGAAGGTAAAGCACACTGGACGTAGCTTTTAGACTTTTACACCTTTTTAACAACAAGGCAATCATGAGGCGGCACATATTCAGTTAACATTTAACAAATGCTATGTAGAAAATTGAGAAACACAGTTGATCTATATGAAATTACACTACTTATCACAGAATTTATCCTAAGGACGGTTCCAAGTTGAAAATTTTACATTATATAGCTAACTACATTGTATCCAAATTGCCTGTTTTTTATATAGCTAGAAGCATTCCTTCTTCATTCTTTCCTTCTTATAGGATTACAATTTACTGCATGCTGGCACGGAGCTGCCAGATTCCTCACCCAACCATCTCCAATCAGTAGACTAACCAATCAAGATGCATGAACAAACACATACCTCTCGACGTCCAGTTAGGGTGAGGCCTCGACGGTGGGATCTCCAGGGTCGATGCGGTACCACtgactgttgatggtagttaacaaacattataaaccgtcaatataacttgtataagagtatgaaaataatcaccaacaaaggtttagggatttaaactaataaattccacgagttttggtgaatctgtattatctgtaggatttatctagaaaaccagcaaggtggacctagatgtcaaacTTAATCGCGATTATCTACGGGATAAACAGCTCTAGAAGtttccagaggacaccacactgAAGCGGAGGGCAagaggctgccaggtggggccggctgatctagggccccacctgtcagccaccGCCTCGCTACGTCGGTGTCGATGTTttatcaccgatagcctgccacgggggtatccggggcagtatgttcgggcttcggcgtatgccgaacacgatggttaacgcaagacacagtcgatttatcctggttcaggccctcgatcgtagatcgagtaataaccttacgtccagtcggccttagcctttgcgttggattgattctcaagtgttgtgttgtacaattgttctctctgtcttaggagccctgccctcctttatataatcaggaggccagagtcctagtcggtttataatgagatatcctagtaggattgcttaatagttatactactaagattacaggggaagaatcctagttggactagatcttctctgtcctttgcggggtatcctatgggtcccgcatcgacaagcccccgagcacttcatggttgagctctgaaagtttcgctctgctccttcaagtcttgttgagtaggaacaaaatgtcatccgagtgctttctggagtgaaaccttgtagcgcttcttgggatcttggAATCACGAGtgctttttttagaaaaaatacatccatctagttgtagcccccgagcctcttgctatttggaacaaggagctggaggatcttgtcttgaagttgctctaattgttcgttgaagttttaaaaAGAGCTTGAATATggatcgttccgggttctttttgtcgtaatgtcttgaagtggtccgcGTTGAGGaaatcttttggtgacgtgcgctttttcgaggaaaaagtgcactcactgagtgtagcccccgatcctcttgctatttggaacaaaaagttggagggtcttgatcttttatgttgtttgaagaatttgtgttctgaagtagtccccgagacttggattattttgttatccgagtagtttcgcggcatgtagcctccgagcttatgtccgggttctttttgtttcaggaagaactcggatgcgaggtcttggcgtattctttgatagtctgctgttgccagatgtagttgtattgtggtggttgagcgtaaatgccttttgttcacgggttgtactgtgctagtatattcttccgaatatgcccgtcttcgagtactttttcttctcgcctgagtcatccattattgagtcctgtcttttcactgtgtcctttgttgggcttatttcgttggtgctcctggtccatgtgtgccgatcctttggcctataaataccgtcccggagtgcttgttttcatccattggacattctgttgaaaccttcttggttgtgaacatggtagtttgtgaagtagagcagcccccgggcgtattttgtagttcctgtgtgtcttgtcgtagctggaggaagtcttgtgatagggattagaggtaggctaatcccgcgacagcattgtgccaggatgtacgtggtggtagatggaggaagtcttgtgatgtgggcttcgttccttcatccggcagtttcgggttgatcctcgtcgcctgtcttgagaccgtccggtgcagatcaacatcatatccagcatcacatcggtcttgggtagacagatgcccgccggccttctctgctccatgttgccctgccgtgctgccgatttccgccttggatgcactgcgttcgtcctttgaagaaaacagtgtagctgatggcggtctgtccttccgagtagcaatttgggacacgtagtcgttccagagcctggtcgtgtccgtgttcctctttgctactttgcttttcgtggtgccgagttcgttgggtcttgtaggttttgtaatcttctatttttgaagttgcttgtaatgtaacgaatcttgtcttctgagttgtctttgactcttctgttgtgatccctgtcattcatgggactaccgagttctttcttacataactggGTTCTTTTGttactcgtgaggtagccctttctttcttctttgttcaACGAGTTGTTCCTATGGTCGTCTGATAACCCTGCTGTGTTGCtgcgcggataagtctgaaatctgtccGTTGGttcgtaccgttgtgtggattcgtgccctccgtcattttagctgcgtcggtaaatggaccgttgtttTCCCAcgatgtgctttaacgggccttatgggccgtttgtatcacggagaaatctatttaaagacattttatcttctttcccttgtcacccagctctttcctttaaaccctagttctcagaaaaccGCCGCCATCATTGTCGTTATCGCCCGAGCTTCATCGTTCTAGCTTcatcctccttagcgcctttgttgcttccgccaattcatgggaaagaagaagaccgcaagcaaatctcaggcgacctttgtggacgaggagtcgtcgctttctttgatcgaaaaccaggagttcgtggccatgagggcagctcagaaggtttggccggctccaacgaccagcgaagaccagctgcgcgagctcgttagtgatggcttgatccaggacaaagtcatcgctgaatggagagttccgggcgagcatcgggttccggccctaggtcctggtgagattgtcctttttgtctctTTTGTCTGCGCTGGTCTCTGTCTCcctgcttctgtcttccttcatcagtttcttgggtattttggggttagtttgaaccatctaacccccaatgccgttctccatctttctgtttttgtccatctttgtgaagccttccttgggattcctccttctctatctctttttcgtttttttctttcgcctgaaacctcaaccccgccgcgaggaaaccagtgtccttggcggttgcgggattcagtttcgccagggtctcaaaatcaagttttttgattatgacctggtcgattctgtcaaggaTTGGTGCGccaagtggttttacgctgccaatttgatcccttctcttgttgtccactccggatccggtcctaTGGCGAACGACCGGTGGGACAAAAAGCTTGAGTCTCCTGCTGAAATTCAGGCGATCCAAcctctccttgataggattagtacgctgaaacagcaaggattgaccggctttggtattgtctcaagttttcttcgtcgtcgggttcagcccttgaaagagcggggacatctcggctttgagtattctggggccgaggattcttcgcgcatggtcccagctcttgagctgaccggtgaggaggtactcgagcgtctccagaaaatgctgaaaggagtgagcgtcattcctcctgccgtccctgagtactcggccaacaacccgccaccagctgtgagttgtctatcctcctttttctttttatttgagttctttgtGTACTCTTTCtgcgtccgttcttgcttagttcttctttgtcttggtgttttgtctTTTCTTTGTAGGTGCTTGGTcggaactttgttgatccgatccgccttgatgttctccctgatGTGGCGGAGGCTGGGGATCATCTAGCCGGTACTTCtgtaattagtaagtctcaaacctttacagcccttcctggggtttcttttgGATCTGATGatctatatgaagagtatgttcctcgtctagtccctcgcggacc is from Miscanthus floridulus cultivar M001 unplaced genomic scaffold, ASM1932011v1 fs_49_3_4, whole genome shotgun sequence and encodes:
- the LOC136531989 gene encoding E3 ubiquitin-protein ligase EL5-like, with protein sequence MSGQSSSSYGDTDPGADRASSTTSSSIRWAPHGRGMTACLVVVNVVLVALVYLYFWRVFSRKSSAASPSASNPMDHDDDASSTASTPPPSPPTSQDQYDRLVASLPTFVARSGSGAGAECAVCIAELRDGDEGRALPRCGHRFHAACVDSWLRRRHTTCPLCRACVVVAAEEAGPKGSDVTDTTTAAALEDMDAPV